CGTGCTCCCCGGCCACGGGCCCGTCCTGGAGGACGCCCAGGGCGCCGTCGAGTACTACCTCGCCCACCGTGCCCACCGTCTCGCCCAGGTCGAGACGGCGGTCGAGAACGGCCACCGCACGGCGAGCGAGGTCGTGACCCATGTGTACGCGGACGTGGACCGCTCCCTGTGGCCGGCGGCGGAGCTGTCGGTGCGGGCGCAGATGGACTACCTGAGGGAGCACGGGCTGATCTGAGTCCTCGGCCCCTGACGCCGACCTCCGGCCCGCCGACGACAGGACCTAGGGGCGCGGGGCTTTGACGCCGTGCACGCGCGCGTACTCCTCGGCGAGCCAGGGGCCGAGGTCGTCGACGTACGACCGCAGGACGGCCGGATCGCTGTTCGGCTCATACCCGAGGACTGCCGCCGCGCGCATCTGCCGGGCCCGCTCCGGGTAGTACGCGGCGAACGCCTCGGCCATCTCCCGCAGGTCGCTGGTCCAGCCGTTCCAGCGTGGCATGACGAGGGTGAAGCCCGTACGGACGAGGTGACGGGACAGGCCGCGTACGAGGGTGCGGCGGGCCTCCTCGGTGGTCGCCTCGGGGACACGCGTGCGCCAGCGCTCCAGGACCAGGGCGAGGTCACCGTTCGTCTCGCGGGCGAGACGGGAGTCGGGCCGGTAGCGGGGCAGGTGCTCGGCGAGGTCCTCGCCCAGCAGAGGCGTGCAGAGGCAGGACACGAACCACCCCAGGTCGTACGTCTCCAGATCGCTCAGCAGCCGCGCACGGCTGAACAGGAGGGTTCCCACGCCGTCGATCTCCGCGAACTCCTTGTCGAGTGCCTCCTCAAGGGCACGGATGTCGTCGCGATCCGCCTCGGTGGGCTCCTCGCGCAATGCGAGGAGCAGATCGAGATCGCTGCGTCCCACGCGCGCGGTACCGCGCGGAATCGATCCGTAGAGGTAGGCGCTGGTCATCCGGCCGCCGAAGAGGGCGGGAAGCCGGTCACGAGCGGCGGCGACGACAGGTTGGAACGGGCGGGGGATCAGCCCGAGGTCGCCCTCACGCCGGATGTACCCCTCGGGGTCGAGCCCTGTCCCGTGACCGTCCTGGTGCCGTGAGCTGATCATGGGCCAACTGTGACAGGAACAAGAAGGCGCTGTCCGGTGCTTGAGGACGCGACGACAACGGGCCCCGCCTCACCAGAAGCGGGACCCGAGAGTCGTACGGCCAAGAGCAGAGCAGGTGTCAGCGCGACCGCTTCGCCAGCCGCTCCACGTCCAGCAGGATCACCGCGCGCGCCTCCAGGCGGAGCCACCCACGCCCGGCGAAGTCCGCCAGTGCCTTGTTGACCGTCTCGCGGGAGGCGCCGACCAGCTGGGCCAGCTCCTCCTGCGTCAGGTCGTGCACGACGTGAATGCCTTCCTCGGACTGCACACCGAACCGCCGGGAGAGGTCCAGCAGCGCGCGGGCCACACGGCCCGGCACGTCCGAGAAGACCAGGTCGGACATCTGGTCGTTGGTCTTGCGCAGGCGCCGGGCGACGGCGCGCAGCAGCGCGGCGGCCACCTCGGGCCGCGCGTTCAGCCACGGCTGGAGGTCGCCGTGGCCGAGGCCCAGCAGCTTGACCTCGGTCAGCGCGGTCGCCGTCGCCGTACGCGGACCCGGGTCGAACAGCGACAGCTCACCGATCAGCTCACCGGGGCCGAGCACCGCCAGCATGTTCTCGCGGCCGTCGGGTGAGGCACGGTGCAGCTTGACCTTGCCTTCCATGACCACGTACAGGCGGTCACCGGGGTCGCCCTCGTGGAACAGCGAGTCGCCGCGGGCGAGGGTCACCTCACTCATGGAGGCGCGGAGCTCCGCGGCCTGCTCGTCATCGAGCGCCGCGAAGAGCGGGGCGCGCCGCAGAACGTCGTCCACGAGTTCTCTCCTTGTCGACCTGCTCAGGGGATCTTGCTCCCCCGTGTTCCAGGGGACCGTGTTCCCCATTTTGCCGGACGGTCCAAACAGTGTGATCTGTCACAAGGATGCCGCACTGGTGTGCCGTGAGATGCGGCAGGGGGCCAATTGGGGGCCGATCCTGTGGGTCCGGGGCGGATGTCGGTGTCGGGCCTTAGGCTGGCCGGGTGTCCAAATCGCCGGTGAGAGCACAGGTCGAGGGAGCTGGGCGGGTGGTTGTACGTCGCGATTCCGCTGTGGGCGAACAGGGCCCCGGCGGCGGTAAGGAAATGGCAAAACCGGCGAAACCGGCACCTACGGAGGCGCCGGCGACACAGCCTGCGAGGAAAGCCACCGCCAAGAAAACCACCACCGCGAAGACCGGCACAGCGAAGACCGCAGCCAAGAAGACCGGCACAGCGAAGACCGCAGCCAAGAAGACCGGCACAGCGAAGACCGCAGCCAAGAAGACCGCACCGGCGAAGACCGGTGCCAAGAAGACCACGTCGGCCAAGGCCGCCGCCAAGAAGACGACCCCTGCAAAAACAGCGGCCAAGAAGACCGCCCCGGCGAAGACCGCACCGGCGAAGACCTCCCCGGAGAAGGTCATCGCCAGGAAGGCGAAGAAGGCTCCTCCGGCGAAGGCCGTCTCCGTGAACGGCGCCGTCGCCGTCGAGAAGGCCGCCCCCGCGAAGACCGTCGCCAAGAAGCCCCCCGGCAACGAGTCCCGCGCCGCCCTGGTCCGTCGAGCCCGCCGTATCAACCGCGAGCTCGCCGAGGTGTACCCGTACGCCCACCCGGAGCTGGACTTCGAGAGCCCTTTCCAGCTGATCATCGCGACGGTCCTGTCCGCGCAGACCACCGATCTGCGGGTGAACCAGACCACCCCGAGGCTCTTCGCCAAGTACCCGACCCCCGAGGATCTGGCCGTGGCCAACCCGGAGGAGGTCGAGGAGATCCTGCGCCCGACCGGCTTCTTCCGCGCCAAGACCAAGTCGGTGATAGGGCTCTCCAAGGCCCTGGTGGAGCAGTTCGGCGGTGAGGTCCCCGGCCGCCTGGAGGACCTGGTCAAACTGCCGGGCGTCGGACGCAAGACCGCCTTCGTCGTACTGGGCAACGCCTTCGGCCGTCCCGGCATCACCGTCGACACGCACTTCCAGCGGCTCGTGCGCCGTTGGCAGTGGACCGACGAGACCGACCCGGACAAGATCGAGGCGGCCATCGGCGCGCTCTTCCCGAAGAGCGACTGGACGATGCTCTCGCACCACGTGATCTTCCACGGCCGCCGCATCTGCCACGCCCGCAAGCCGGCTTGCGGCGCCTGCCCGATCGCCCCGCTCTGCCCGGCGTACGGCGAGGGCGAGACCGACCCCGAGAAGGCGAAGAAGCTCCTGAAGTACGAGAAGGGCGGCTTCCCGGGGCAGCGCCTCAAGCCCCCGCAGGCGTACCTGGACGCGGGCGGTATCCCGGCCCCGCCGCTGGGGGCCGGGTGAGGCGCCGGCGCGCGGCCGCGCGCCATCCCGGAGAGGGGCGGTTCCGGGCGGACCGTGCGGCAGGACACCCACACGAGGGACGTGCGGAACGATCCGTGGCCCCGTGGGCGTTGGGATCGGCAGAACGGGGGTGGCGATGACGCACGCGAGCAATACCGGCCACAAGAGCGACACCGACAGCGGGCGGCTGCGGCTGAGCACGGAAGGCCTGCCCGAGTGGCTGGACCCGGTGGTGCGGGTCGCGGAGACCGTCGAGCCGCTCCAGCTCAGCCGCTTCCTGCCGCCGGAGAACGGCGCGGGGCGTCAGTCGGCCGTGCTGATCCTTTTCGGCGCGGGCGACCACGGCCCCGAGCTGCTGCTGATGGAGCGTGCCGGTTCGCTGCGCTCGCACGCCGGGCAGCCGTCGTTCCCCGGCGGCGCCCTCGACCCCGAGGACGGCGACCCGAAGGCCGACGGGCCGCTGCGGGCCGCTCTCCGCGAGGCCGAGGAGGAGACGGGACTCGACCCGCGCGGCGTCCAGCTCTTCGGGGCGCTTCCGAAGCTCTACATCCCGGTCAGCGGCTTCGTCGTGACGCCCGTCCTCGGCTGGTGGCGCGAGAGAAGCCCGGTGGGCGTCGTCGACCCGAACGAGACCGCGCGGGTCTTCACCGTCCCCGTGGCGGATCTCACGGACCCGGCCAACAGAGCCACCACCATCCACCCCAGCGGCCACCGAGGCCCGGCATTTCTGGTCGAATCGGCCCTTGTCTGGGGCTTCACCGCCGGAGTCATCGACCGCCTGCTGCACTACGCGGGCTGGGAGCGCCCCTGGGACCGGGACAAGCAGGTCCCGCTCGACTGGCGCGCATGACAGGGTGACCTCCGTGCTGTGTCTCCCGGGGGCACCCCCGGGACCCCCGGCCTGACGACGGCGACCGGAAAGTGACGAGGCGAGGCTTGAAGCGGTGAACGTGCTGGACATCCTGTTGCTGGTCGCTGCCGTGTG
The Streptomyces sp. CGMCC 4.7035 DNA segment above includes these coding regions:
- a CDS encoding nucleotidyltransferase domain-containing protein; this translates as MISSRHQDGHGTGLDPEGYIRREGDLGLIPRPFQPVVAAARDRLPALFGGRMTSAYLYGSIPRGTARVGRSDLDLLLALREEPTEADRDDIRALEEALDKEFAEIDGVGTLLFSRARLLSDLETYDLGWFVSCLCTPLLGEDLAEHLPRYRPDSRLARETNGDLALVLERWRTRVPEATTEEARRTLVRGLSRHLVRTGFTLVMPRWNGWTSDLREMAEAFAAYYPERARQMRAAAVLGYEPNSDPAVLRSYVDDLGPWLAEEYARVHGVKAPRP
- a CDS encoding Crp/Fnr family transcriptional regulator yields the protein MDDVLRRAPLFAALDDEQAAELRASMSEVTLARGDSLFHEGDPGDRLYVVMEGKVKLHRASPDGRENMLAVLGPGELIGELSLFDPGPRTATATALTEVKLLGLGHGDLQPWLNARPEVAAALLRAVARRLRKTNDQMSDLVFSDVPGRVARALLDLSRRFGVQSEEGIHVVHDLTQEELAQLVGASRETVNKALADFAGRGWLRLEARAVILLDVERLAKRSR
- the nth gene encoding endonuclease III, with amino-acid sequence MAKPAKPAPTEAPATQPARKATAKKTTTAKTGTAKTAAKKTGTAKTAAKKTGTAKTAAKKTAPAKTGAKKTTSAKAAAKKTTPAKTAAKKTAPAKTAPAKTSPEKVIARKAKKAPPAKAVSVNGAVAVEKAAPAKTVAKKPPGNESRAALVRRARRINRELAEVYPYAHPELDFESPFQLIIATVLSAQTTDLRVNQTTPRLFAKYPTPEDLAVANPEEVEEILRPTGFFRAKTKSVIGLSKALVEQFGGEVPGRLEDLVKLPGVGRKTAFVVLGNAFGRPGITVDTHFQRLVRRWQWTDETDPDKIEAAIGALFPKSDWTMLSHHVIFHGRRICHARKPACGACPIAPLCPAYGEGETDPEKAKKLLKYEKGGFPGQRLKPPQAYLDAGGIPAPPLGAG
- a CDS encoding NUDIX hydrolase — encoded protein: MTHASNTGHKSDTDSGRLRLSTEGLPEWLDPVVRVAETVEPLQLSRFLPPENGAGRQSAVLILFGAGDHGPELLLMERAGSLRSHAGQPSFPGGALDPEDGDPKADGPLRAALREAEEETGLDPRGVQLFGALPKLYIPVSGFVVTPVLGWWRERSPVGVVDPNETARVFTVPVADLTDPANRATTIHPSGHRGPAFLVESALVWGFTAGVIDRLLHYAGWERPWDRDKQVPLDWRA